One segment of Daphnia magna isolate NIES linkage group LG2, ASM2063170v1.1, whole genome shotgun sequence DNA contains the following:
- the LOC116915900 gene encoding uncharacterized protein LOC116915900 isoform X1, whose amino-acid sequence MMARSSFFFLFLSTLMLIRSVTSCGYPGSPSHAVVTFTPDNIRPGTVATYECEPGFELLGPSRRLCSTNGTWTPAGIPFCVLNVAAGKAPMQSSVALGGVPERAVDGSTSNFFTSETCSLTEVERSPWWYVNLLEPYMVQLVRLDFGKPCCEDGKPATIVVRVGNSRPDMGVNAICNRFTGFIEEGRPLFLPCNPPMAGAFVSVHLEGPAGNSLSICEAFVYTDQALPIERCPQFRDQEPGSSATYNGKCYLFHDNQPLNFNEARQFCEARGGSLIDETNPALQGFVSWELWRRHSRNDPSGQYWLGLMRDTVDRSNWKWLSGKDVTVSFWNLPGGGENCARYDGTKGWLWSDTNCNRKLFFICQHRPKSCGRPEQPANGTLIADNFNVGNRVEYRCDAGHMAVGPTTRTCLSSGFFGEYPPVCKYVQCGMPARIPNGGYKMVNDTRHYLSMTSYTCNDGYQLIGRGDLICDIDGRWNGPPPRCEPVYCLEPPVINNGGFRLSTNSTIAGTVVEYYCLSNSRYRMSGPSRIVCQSDGHYDQDAPACIDAEDEDSRQPEKNAVPVDRKIDLPLQSHEAEYDYEYYDEIHDEGFIPANFASKFNPPVPTAKISPSSTVAPTTMKPAVSTRSTIPSTISTTTPAPTTKSTTTTRAKVTKVENTVRSTTTTTTTTTTVRPKSTSMPTVPTRRPFDPTRLTKLNNRPTGTSQSRAGVFSNDNNNRVKPDVALNVPNGPVYLSPQDNEIADSSNVKNNVPPDVNEPQNTIESDSQGFTPKLNLGGIIALGVFGGFVFLSAIITTFVIVLRRIRNDKRYRRRGASSETQTAATFDSSSIDAGAGETGAAGLSKSYRQAWDNLRDPEQPKRSKSHHHHHAQASRKETLDDPNYRTRHSEVVREEGEMVVSDVYPKSGSKHHHGEKKRHHHHHHHKHSKRNAGGDW is encoded by the exons ATGATGGCGCGGAGCAGTTTCTTCTTCCTGTTCCTGTCCACTCTGATGTTGATTCGTTCCG TAACCAGTTGCGGGTATCCGGGTTCCCCTTCACACGCCGTGGTGACTTTCACGCCGGACAACATAAGACCCGGAACCGTAGCGACGTACGAATGCGAGCCGGGCTTCGAGTTGCTTGGTCCATCTCGACGCCTCTGCTCTACCAACGGCACATGGACACCAGCTGGCATACCTTTCTGTG ttttaaaTGTAGCAGCAGGTAAAGCGCCTATGCAATCTAGTGTGGCTTTAGGCGGCGTTCCTGAGCGGGCTGTTGATGGTAGCACAAGCAATTTTTTCACATCGGAAACGTGTAGTTTGACCGAAGTAGAGCGTTCGCCTTGGTGGTACGTCAACCTTCTTGAGCCATACATGGTCCAGCTGGTGCGACTCGACTTTGGCAAACCTTGTTGCG AGGATGGCAAACCAGCCACGATTGTTGTGAGAGTAGGCAACAGCCGGCCTGATATGGGAGTCAATGCCATCTGTAACCGCTTCACTGGCTTCATTGAAGAAGGCCGCCCACTCTTCCTACCATGCAATCCTCCAATGGCCGGTGCTTTTGTCAGCGTTCATCTGGAGGGTCCTGCGGGCAATAGCCTCTCTATCTGCGAGGCATTCGTCTACACCGATCAG GCTCTGCCTATCGAAAGATGTCCACAATTCCGTGATCAAGAGCCCGGCAGTAGTGCTACCTATAACGGTAAATGTTATCTGTTTCACGACAATCAACCACTCAACTTCAACGAGGCTCGGCAATTTTGTGAAGCCCGTGGCGGATCACTGATTGATGAAACCAATCCAGCCTTACAGGGATTCGTTAGTTGGGAATTATGGAGGCGGCACAG TCGAAATGACCCAAGTGGTCAGTATTGGTTAGGGCTGATGCGAGATACAGTCGATCGTAGCAATTGGAAATGGCTTTCGGGTAAAGACGTCACTGTTTCATTTTGGAATTTGCCCGGTGGCGGAGAGAATTGCGCCCGCTACGATGGCACCAAAGGATGGCTTTGGTCGGACACCAATTGCAACCGCAAACTCTTCTTTATTTGCCAACATC GTCCAAAGTCGTGCGGCCGTCCTGAACAACCAGCCAACGGCACACTGATAGCTGATAATTTCAATGTCGGAAATCGAGTTGAATACCGATGCGATGCGGGTCACATGGCCGTTGGCCCAACTACCAGGACATGCCTCTCATCTGGATTCTTCGGGGAATATCCGCCCGTATGCAAAT ATGTTCAATGTGGAATGCCGGCCCGGATTCCGAACGGTGGTTACAAGATGGTCAACGACACACGCCACTATCTCAGCATGACTTCGTACACTTGTAATGATGGCTACCAACTCATCGGTCGTGGAGATCTTATCTGTGATATCGATGGTCGTTGGAACGGACCTCCACCTCGTTGTGAAC cCGTGTATTGTCTCGAACCGCCCGTCATCAACAATGGTGGTTTCCGGCTCTCTACCAACTCGACCATAGCCGGAACAGTGGTCGAATACTACTGCTTGAGCAACTCACGTTATCGAATGTCAGGCCCAAGCCGAATCGTGTGCCAGTCCGACGGCCATTACGACCAAGATGCACCAGCATGCATAG ACGCGGAAGACGAGGACTCTCGCCAGCCGGAAAAGAATGCGGTGCCGGTCGATCGCAAGATTGACCTCCCCCTACAATCACATGAAGCCGAATATGATTACGAGTATTACGACGAAATCCATGATGAGGGTTTCATCCCGGCTAATTTTGCCTCCAAATTCAACCCACCTGTGCCTACCGCTAAAATCAGCCCTAGCAGCACAGTTGCGCCCACCACCATGAAACCTGCTGTATCGACGAGAAGCACGATACCTAGCACAATTAGCACAACAACACCGGCACCAACGACCAAGAGCACAACCACCACTCGCGCAAAGGTCACAAAAGTGGAGAATACAGTTCGTTCGACGACAACAAcgactactactactactactgtTCGGCCGAAAAGCACTTCTATGCCGACTGTACCTACTCGGAGACCATTCGACCCGACACGATTGACGAAGCTTAACAACAGACCCACTGGCACAAGCCAAAGCCGGGCAGGCGTCTTTTCTaatgacaacaacaacagagtTAAACCTGACGTTGCACTTAATGTACCCAATGGTCCTGTCTATCTGTCTCCTCAAGATAACGAGATTGCCGATAGTTCTAATGTCAAGAATAATGTCCCCCCTGATGTCAACGAGCCCCAAAATACCATCGAGTCCGACAGCCAAGGATTTACGCCAAAACTGAATTTAG GAGGTATCATAGCTTTGGGAGTCTTCGGAGGTTTCGTCTTCCTATCGGCCATTATTACTACGTTTGTCATTGTTCTCCGCCG CATTCGTAATGATAAACGCTATCGGCGACGGGGAGCATCTAGCGAGACCCAAACAGCCGCTACGTTTGATTCGTCCAGCATTGATGCAGGAGCAGGGGAAACGGGCGCGGCTGGGTTAAGCAAATCGTATCGTCAGGCTTGGGATAATTTACGCGATCCTGAACAACCGAAGCGCAGCAAGAgtcatcatcaccatcacgCTCAAGCTTCTCGCAAGGAGACCCTCGATGACCCGAATTATCGAACTCGTCACAGCGAAGTCGTTCGTGAAGAAGGCGAAATGGTCGTCTCTGATGTCTACCCCAAGTCGGGAAGTAAACATCATCACGGCGAAAAGAAGCgccatcatcaccatcatcacCATAAACATAGCAAACGTAACGCTGGGGGTGATTGGTAG
- the LOC116915900 gene encoding sushi, von Willebrand factor type A, EGF and pentraxin domain-containing protein 1 isoform X2, translating into MMARSSFFFLFLSTLMLIRSVTSCGYPGSPSHAVVTFTPDNIRPGTVATYECEPGFELLGPSRRLCSTNGTWTPAGIPFCVLNVAAGKAPMQSSVALGGVPERAVDGSTSNFFTSETCSLTEVERSPWWYVNLLEPYMVQLVRLDFGKPCCEDGKPATIVVRVGNSRPDMGVNAICNRFTGFIEEGRPLFLPCNPPMAGAFVSVHLEGPAGNSLSICEAFVYTDQALPIERCPQFRDQEPGSSATYNGKCYLFHDNQPLNFNEARQFCEARGGSLIDETNPALQGFVSWELWRRHSRNDPSGQYWLGLMRDTVDRSNWKWLSGKDVTVSFWNLPGGGENCARYDGTKGWLWSDTNCNRKLFFICQHRPKSCGRPEQPANGTLIADNFNVGNRVEYRCDAGHMAVGPTTRTCLSSGFFGEYPPVCKYVQCGMPARIPNGGYKMVNDTRHYLSMTSYTCNDGYQLIGRGDLICDIDGRWNGPPPRCEPVYCLEPPVINNGGFRLSTNSTIAGTVVEYYCLSNSRYRMSGPSRIVCQSDGHYDQDAPACIDAEDEDSRQPEKNAVPVDRKIDLPLQSHEAEYDYEYYDEIHDEGFIPANFASKFNPPVPTAKISPSSTVAPTTMKPAVSTRSTIPSTISTTTPAPTTKSTTTTRAKVTKVENTVRSTTTTTTTTTTVRPKSTSMPTVPTRRPFDPTRLTKLNNRPTGTSQSRAGVFSNDNNNRVKPDVALNVPNGPVYLSPQDNEIADSSNVKNNVPPDVNEPQNTIESDSQGFTPKLNLGGIIALGVFGGFVFLSAIITTFVIVLRRLRLRGEPISRTIESQSSSRWLALPFPDQTVGRVDKSLSSKNGPKAGQFSDEKAPITTIAASQP; encoded by the exons ATGATGGCGCGGAGCAGTTTCTTCTTCCTGTTCCTGTCCACTCTGATGTTGATTCGTTCCG TAACCAGTTGCGGGTATCCGGGTTCCCCTTCACACGCCGTGGTGACTTTCACGCCGGACAACATAAGACCCGGAACCGTAGCGACGTACGAATGCGAGCCGGGCTTCGAGTTGCTTGGTCCATCTCGACGCCTCTGCTCTACCAACGGCACATGGACACCAGCTGGCATACCTTTCTGTG ttttaaaTGTAGCAGCAGGTAAAGCGCCTATGCAATCTAGTGTGGCTTTAGGCGGCGTTCCTGAGCGGGCTGTTGATGGTAGCACAAGCAATTTTTTCACATCGGAAACGTGTAGTTTGACCGAAGTAGAGCGTTCGCCTTGGTGGTACGTCAACCTTCTTGAGCCATACATGGTCCAGCTGGTGCGACTCGACTTTGGCAAACCTTGTTGCG AGGATGGCAAACCAGCCACGATTGTTGTGAGAGTAGGCAACAGCCGGCCTGATATGGGAGTCAATGCCATCTGTAACCGCTTCACTGGCTTCATTGAAGAAGGCCGCCCACTCTTCCTACCATGCAATCCTCCAATGGCCGGTGCTTTTGTCAGCGTTCATCTGGAGGGTCCTGCGGGCAATAGCCTCTCTATCTGCGAGGCATTCGTCTACACCGATCAG GCTCTGCCTATCGAAAGATGTCCACAATTCCGTGATCAAGAGCCCGGCAGTAGTGCTACCTATAACGGTAAATGTTATCTGTTTCACGACAATCAACCACTCAACTTCAACGAGGCTCGGCAATTTTGTGAAGCCCGTGGCGGATCACTGATTGATGAAACCAATCCAGCCTTACAGGGATTCGTTAGTTGGGAATTATGGAGGCGGCACAG TCGAAATGACCCAAGTGGTCAGTATTGGTTAGGGCTGATGCGAGATACAGTCGATCGTAGCAATTGGAAATGGCTTTCGGGTAAAGACGTCACTGTTTCATTTTGGAATTTGCCCGGTGGCGGAGAGAATTGCGCCCGCTACGATGGCACCAAAGGATGGCTTTGGTCGGACACCAATTGCAACCGCAAACTCTTCTTTATTTGCCAACATC GTCCAAAGTCGTGCGGCCGTCCTGAACAACCAGCCAACGGCACACTGATAGCTGATAATTTCAATGTCGGAAATCGAGTTGAATACCGATGCGATGCGGGTCACATGGCCGTTGGCCCAACTACCAGGACATGCCTCTCATCTGGATTCTTCGGGGAATATCCGCCCGTATGCAAAT ATGTTCAATGTGGAATGCCGGCCCGGATTCCGAACGGTGGTTACAAGATGGTCAACGACACACGCCACTATCTCAGCATGACTTCGTACACTTGTAATGATGGCTACCAACTCATCGGTCGTGGAGATCTTATCTGTGATATCGATGGTCGTTGGAACGGACCTCCACCTCGTTGTGAAC cCGTGTATTGTCTCGAACCGCCCGTCATCAACAATGGTGGTTTCCGGCTCTCTACCAACTCGACCATAGCCGGAACAGTGGTCGAATACTACTGCTTGAGCAACTCACGTTATCGAATGTCAGGCCCAAGCCGAATCGTGTGCCAGTCCGACGGCCATTACGACCAAGATGCACCAGCATGCATAG ACGCGGAAGACGAGGACTCTCGCCAGCCGGAAAAGAATGCGGTGCCGGTCGATCGCAAGATTGACCTCCCCCTACAATCACATGAAGCCGAATATGATTACGAGTATTACGACGAAATCCATGATGAGGGTTTCATCCCGGCTAATTTTGCCTCCAAATTCAACCCACCTGTGCCTACCGCTAAAATCAGCCCTAGCAGCACAGTTGCGCCCACCACCATGAAACCTGCTGTATCGACGAGAAGCACGATACCTAGCACAATTAGCACAACAACACCGGCACCAACGACCAAGAGCACAACCACCACTCGCGCAAAGGTCACAAAAGTGGAGAATACAGTTCGTTCGACGACAACAAcgactactactactactactgtTCGGCCGAAAAGCACTTCTATGCCGACTGTACCTACTCGGAGACCATTCGACCCGACACGATTGACGAAGCTTAACAACAGACCCACTGGCACAAGCCAAAGCCGGGCAGGCGTCTTTTCTaatgacaacaacaacagagtTAAACCTGACGTTGCACTTAATGTACCCAATGGTCCTGTCTATCTGTCTCCTCAAGATAACGAGATTGCCGATAGTTCTAATGTCAAGAATAATGTCCCCCCTGATGTCAACGAGCCCCAAAATACCATCGAGTCCGACAGCCAAGGATTTACGCCAAAACTGAATTTAG GAGGTATCATAGCTTTGGGAGTCTTCGGAGGTTTCGTCTTCCTATCGGCCATTATTACTACGTTTGTCATTGTTCTCCGCCG TCTGCGACTACGAGGTGAGCCGATATCGCGAACGATCGAGAGCCAATCTTCTTCACGCTGGCTAGCCTTGCCTTTCCCGGACCAGACAGTTGGACGCGTTGACAAGTCTCTATCGTCCAAAAATGGACCAAAAGCTGGACAATTTTCTGACGAAAAAGCACCTATCACCACCATTGCTGCATCACAGCCTTAA
- the LOC116934991 gene encoding pre-miRNA 5'-monophosphate methyltransferase, which yields MLSSGQSDVRMMGVDLDAQLVQRANEAISNELESKLQFQTVNVVAEAEERDQLLTRYLETHDSGRKRFDIAFCFSTTMWVHLNHGDAGLESLLACLATWADNIVVEPQPWKCYRNATRRLRRANRPPFPLFDALIHRSKVLDHIDDVFRNRMDMELQEHLGHSEWQRPVLWYRHKPTANLAI from the coding sequence ATGCTGTCATCTGGCCAGTCTGACGTCCGCATGATGGGTGTCGATTTGGACGCACAGCTGGTACAAAGAGCCAACGAAGCGATATCAAACGAACTGGAATCTAAGTTGCAATTCCAAACCGTGAATGTCGTGGCGGAAGCTGAAGAACGCGACCAACTGTTGACTCGCTATTTGGAAACTCATGACTCTGGACGGAAACGTTTTGATATCGCTTTCTGCTTTTCGACTACCATGTGGGTTCACCTGAATCACGGCGACGCTGGATTAGAATCTTTGCTGGCCTGTCTCGCTACGTGGGCAGACAACATTGTCGTTGAGCCACAGCCGTGGAAATGCTACCGTAATGCCACTCGACGGCTTCGACGAGCCAATCGCCCACCTTTTCCTTTATTCGATGCGCTAATTCACCGCAGCAAAGTGCTCGACCACATCGACGACGTCTTTCGCAATCGAATGGACATGGAACTACAAGAACATCTGGGTCACTCGGAATGGCAACGGCCGGTCTTGTGGTACCGCCATAAACCAACAGCCAATTTAgcgatttaa
- the LOC116915900 gene encoding sushi, von Willebrand factor type A, EGF and pentraxin domain-containing protein 1 isoform X3, which translates to MMARSSFFFLFLSTLMLIRSVTSCGYPGSPSHAVVTFTPDNIRPGTVATYECEPGFELLGPSRRLCSTNGTWTPAGIPFCVLNVAAGKAPMQSSVALGGVPERAVDGSTSNFFTSETCSLTEVERSPWWYVNLLEPYMVQLVRLDFGKPCCEDGKPATIVVRVGNSRPDMGVNAICNRFTGFIEEGRPLFLPCNPPMAGAFVSVHLEGPAGNSLSICEAFVYTDQALPIERCPQFRDQEPGSSATYNGKCYLFHDNQPLNFNEARQFCEARGGSLIDETNPALQGFVSWELWRRHSRNDPSGQYWLGLMRDTVDRSNWKWLSGKDVTVSFWNLPGGGENCARYDGTKGWLWSDTNCNRKLFFICQHRPKSCGRPEQPANGTLIADNFNVGNRVEYRCDAGHMAVGPTTRTCLSSGFFGEYPPVCKYVQCGMPARIPNGGYKMVNDTRHYLSMTSYTCNDGYQLIGRGDLICDIDGRWNGPPPRCEPVYCLEPPVINNGGFRLSTNSTIAGTVVEYYCLSNSRYRMSGPSRIVCQSDGHYDQDAPACIDNEIADSSNVKNNVPPDVNEPQNTIESDSQGFTPKLNLGGIIALGVFGGFVFLSAIITTFVIVLRRIRNDKRYRRRGASSETQTAATFDSSSIDAGAGETGAAGLSKSYRQAWDNLRDPEQPKRSKSHHHHHAQASRKETLDDPNYRTRHSEVVREEGEMVVSDVYPKSGSKHHHGEKKRHHHHHHHKHSKRNAGGDW; encoded by the exons ATGATGGCGCGGAGCAGTTTCTTCTTCCTGTTCCTGTCCACTCTGATGTTGATTCGTTCCG TAACCAGTTGCGGGTATCCGGGTTCCCCTTCACACGCCGTGGTGACTTTCACGCCGGACAACATAAGACCCGGAACCGTAGCGACGTACGAATGCGAGCCGGGCTTCGAGTTGCTTGGTCCATCTCGACGCCTCTGCTCTACCAACGGCACATGGACACCAGCTGGCATACCTTTCTGTG ttttaaaTGTAGCAGCAGGTAAAGCGCCTATGCAATCTAGTGTGGCTTTAGGCGGCGTTCCTGAGCGGGCTGTTGATGGTAGCACAAGCAATTTTTTCACATCGGAAACGTGTAGTTTGACCGAAGTAGAGCGTTCGCCTTGGTGGTACGTCAACCTTCTTGAGCCATACATGGTCCAGCTGGTGCGACTCGACTTTGGCAAACCTTGTTGCG AGGATGGCAAACCAGCCACGATTGTTGTGAGAGTAGGCAACAGCCGGCCTGATATGGGAGTCAATGCCATCTGTAACCGCTTCACTGGCTTCATTGAAGAAGGCCGCCCACTCTTCCTACCATGCAATCCTCCAATGGCCGGTGCTTTTGTCAGCGTTCATCTGGAGGGTCCTGCGGGCAATAGCCTCTCTATCTGCGAGGCATTCGTCTACACCGATCAG GCTCTGCCTATCGAAAGATGTCCACAATTCCGTGATCAAGAGCCCGGCAGTAGTGCTACCTATAACGGTAAATGTTATCTGTTTCACGACAATCAACCACTCAACTTCAACGAGGCTCGGCAATTTTGTGAAGCCCGTGGCGGATCACTGATTGATGAAACCAATCCAGCCTTACAGGGATTCGTTAGTTGGGAATTATGGAGGCGGCACAG TCGAAATGACCCAAGTGGTCAGTATTGGTTAGGGCTGATGCGAGATACAGTCGATCGTAGCAATTGGAAATGGCTTTCGGGTAAAGACGTCACTGTTTCATTTTGGAATTTGCCCGGTGGCGGAGAGAATTGCGCCCGCTACGATGGCACCAAAGGATGGCTTTGGTCGGACACCAATTGCAACCGCAAACTCTTCTTTATTTGCCAACATC GTCCAAAGTCGTGCGGCCGTCCTGAACAACCAGCCAACGGCACACTGATAGCTGATAATTTCAATGTCGGAAATCGAGTTGAATACCGATGCGATGCGGGTCACATGGCCGTTGGCCCAACTACCAGGACATGCCTCTCATCTGGATTCTTCGGGGAATATCCGCCCGTATGCAAAT ATGTTCAATGTGGAATGCCGGCCCGGATTCCGAACGGTGGTTACAAGATGGTCAACGACACACGCCACTATCTCAGCATGACTTCGTACACTTGTAATGATGGCTACCAACTCATCGGTCGTGGAGATCTTATCTGTGATATCGATGGTCGTTGGAACGGACCTCCACCTCGTTGTGAAC cCGTGTATTGTCTCGAACCGCCCGTCATCAACAATGGTGGTTTCCGGCTCTCTACCAACTCGACCATAGCCGGAACAGTGGTCGAATACTACTGCTTGAGCAACTCACGTTATCGAATGTCAGGCCCAAGCCGAATCGTGTGCCAGTCCGACGGCCATTACGACCAAGATGCACCAGCATGCATAG ATAACGAGATTGCCGATAGTTCTAATGTCAAGAATAATGTCCCCCCTGATGTCAACGAGCCCCAAAATACCATCGAGTCCGACAGCCAAGGATTTACGCCAAAACTGAATTTAG GAGGTATCATAGCTTTGGGAGTCTTCGGAGGTTTCGTCTTCCTATCGGCCATTATTACTACGTTTGTCATTGTTCTCCGCCG CATTCGTAATGATAAACGCTATCGGCGACGGGGAGCATCTAGCGAGACCCAAACAGCCGCTACGTTTGATTCGTCCAGCATTGATGCAGGAGCAGGGGAAACGGGCGCGGCTGGGTTAAGCAAATCGTATCGTCAGGCTTGGGATAATTTACGCGATCCTGAACAACCGAAGCGCAGCAAGAgtcatcatcaccatcacgCTCAAGCTTCTCGCAAGGAGACCCTCGATGACCCGAATTATCGAACTCGTCACAGCGAAGTCGTTCGTGAAGAAGGCGAAATGGTCGTCTCTGATGTCTACCCCAAGTCGGGAAGTAAACATCATCACGGCGAAAAGAAGCgccatcatcaccatcatcacCATAAACATAGCAAACGTAACGCTGGGGGTGATTGGTAG